The Etheostoma spectabile isolate EspeVRDwgs_2016 chromosome 23, UIUC_Espe_1.0, whole genome shotgun sequence genome includes a window with the following:
- the redic1 gene encoding uncharacterized protein redic1 isoform X2, whose translation MVLPMSPCSPSQLCLVESQPQFSVQGTRNRKHVIPQGFKCRQLSPVLESAFSDNSASDYLPPITDPLSPFSSSTSASSGQVNLGQQVSAGMFPLQRSQTQPQLPPHYTLGLDQNKFQPFSQPRGMTDCISWSYGSNPALYQLETPTAAQVLFRSPRPDNTEAHMDRARHEVTFCLNQPEDKEPVLDFTLNQSEAEQQFDGDVFRGFSTEECEKDSCHFERGTSKIYLKDETPAPQTVPDPQCMEVEGSDHGHLTNFTDIHFSCLEHNNGPMNDCEYSPSYSCSGGYLSSDSNDNEECCQPCLRAASSYMDQACCADSLNPNQGTQHTHGNPQQRHTKPRSPTPLLKPKMNFRDNQKVMENVSFQVKALESNSQQMGSNTAQYVSPRALAQTQSSELCKCKRTPNETRDAGTQTVDNPTAETCHAATQCSFVADVATEATGCRSPIDVSVQHPATGGHTDTAAEPSTHAPLSGKARRGEKHTPKDPRTKKKSTAGFPSGNSIVNKCPANKSDGKVILRRPRNPLLDAPSMTDVRGKENREGRDERAQQENGRLMKDLSNEVREEVPSATRGKRLRRGRDTSGNRHFAHAQTEEGSKVEG comes from the exons ATGGTACTCCCAATGAGCCCCTGCTCTCCATCCCAGCTGTGCCTTGTTGAGAGCCAGCCTCAGTTCAG TGTTCAAGGAACGAGAAATAGAAAGCATGTCATTCCCCAAGGCTTCAAGTGTCGGCAG CTGTCACCAGTGCTGGAGTCAGCTTTCTCAGACAACAGTGCATCTGACTACCTGCCACCAATAACCGACCCCCTCAGCCCCTTCTCCTCCAGCACATCAGCTTCCTCAGGCCAAG TCAATTTAGGGCAACAGGTCTCCGCAGGAATGTTCCCCCTGCAGAGAAGCCAGACGCAGCCACAGCTACCCCCCCACTACACCTTAGGGCTGGATCAGAAcaag TTTCAGCCTTTTTCCCAACCCAGAGGTATGACAGACTGCATCTCCTGGTCCTATGGATCCAACCCAGCCCTCTACCAACTGGAGACACCCACAGCAGCCCAAGTCCTGTTCAGAAGTCCAAGGCCAGA TAACACAGAGGCCCACATGGACCGAGCAAGACATGAGGTCACCTTCTGTCTCAACCAACCCGAGGACAAGGAGCCTGTGTTGGACTTCActcttaaccaatcagaagctGAGCAGCAGTTTGACGGGGATGTCTTTAGGGGCTTCAGTACTGAAGAATGTGAAAAAGACA GTTGTCATTTTGAAAGAGGAACCTCAAAGATATATCTCAAAGATGAAACACCAGCCCCACA AACTGTCCCTGACCCACAGTGCATGGAAGTGGAGGGCAGCGATCACGGACAT CTCACCAATTTCACTGACATACACTTTT CATGTCTTGAACACAACAATGGTCCAATGAATGACTGCGAATACTCGCCAAGTTACTCTTGTAGTGGAGGTTACCTCAGTTCAGACTCAAATGAT AATGAAGAATGCTGTCAGCCATGTCTGCGGGCTGCCTCTTCATACATGGACCAAGCCTGTTGTGCAGATAGCCTAAATCCAAACCAggggacacaacacacacatgggaATCCACAACAAAGGCACACCAAGCCCAGGTCTCCCACCCCGCTCCTGAAACCCAAAATGAACTTCAGAGACAATCAGAAAGTTATGGAGAACGTATCTTTCCAAGTTAAAGCCCTAGAAAGTAATAGCCAACAGATGGGAAGCAACACAGCTCAGTATGTCTCTCCTCGAGCTCTGGCTCAAACTCAGAGCTCAGAGCTGTGCAAATGCAAGAGAACACCCAATGAAACCCGAGATGCTGGAACTCAAACTGTCGACAACCCCACAGCTGAGACATGTCACGCCGCGACTCAGTGCAGCTTTGTTGCAGACGTTGCAACCGAAGCCACTGGGTGCCGATCACCTATTGATGTGTCAGTACAGCATCCGGCCACAGGGGGGCACACCGATACTGCTGCCGAGCCAAGTACACACGCTCCTTTATCAGGCAAGgccaggagaggagagaagcacACGCCCAAGGACCCACGGACCAAGAAAAAATCCACGGCTGGTTTCCCATCAGGCAACAGCATTGTTAACAAATGCCCTGCTAACAAAAGTGACGGCAAAGTGATCCTACGGAGACCCAGAAATCCCTTGCTAGATGCTCCGAGCATGACTGATGTCAGAG GTAAGGAGAATAGAGAGGGCAGAGACGAGAGAGCGCAACAGGAAAATGGCCGTCTGATGAAAGACCTCTCAAATGAAGTGAGGGAGGAGGTCCCATCTGCCACCAGGGGTAAGAGACTCCGAAGAGGGCGAGACACTTCAGGAAATAGACATTTTGCACATGCTCAAACAGAGGAAGGAAGTAAGGTAGAGGGATGA
- the redic1 gene encoding uncharacterized protein redic1 isoform X1 → MFQDDWLRDERYKKQPLIMNWVGGSRNRYVVKNDAKKQREFFEKRKMQQKLKNLGIALPASPRGTSSGSMDLMTLFIVNQIAAKKVNRDPPKVAVLSSPKIGSKHKRNESMVLPMSPCSPSQLCLVESQPQFSVQGTRNRKHVIPQGFKCRQLSPVLESAFSDNSASDYLPPITDPLSPFSSSTSASSGQVNLGQQVSAGMFPLQRSQTQPQLPPHYTLGLDQNKFQPFSQPRGMTDCISWSYGSNPALYQLETPTAAQVLFRSPRPDNTEAHMDRARHEVTFCLNQPEDKEPVLDFTLNQSEAEQQFDGDVFRGFSTEECEKDSCHFERGTSKIYLKDETPAPQTVPDPQCMEVEGSDHGHLTNFTDIHFSCLEHNNGPMNDCEYSPSYSCSGGYLSSDSNDNEECCQPCLRAASSYMDQACCADSLNPNQGTQHTHGNPQQRHTKPRSPTPLLKPKMNFRDNQKVMENVSFQVKALESNSQQMGSNTAQYVSPRALAQTQSSELCKCKRTPNETRDAGTQTVDNPTAETCHAATQCSFVADVATEATGCRSPIDVSVQHPATGGHTDTAAEPSTHAPLSGKARRGEKHTPKDPRTKKKSTAGFPSGNSIVNKCPANKSDGKVILRRPRNPLLDAPSMTDVRGKENREGRDERAQQENGRLMKDLSNEVREEVPSATRGKRLRRGRDTSGNRHFAHAQTEEGSKVEG, encoded by the exons GAGTTttttgaaaagagaaaaatgcaaCAGAAGTTGAAAAACTTGGGAATTGCTCTGCCTGCATCCCCTCGAGGCACTAGTTCTGGTAGTATGGACCTGATGACGTTGTTTATTGTCAACCAGATTGCTGCTAAGAAAGTGAATAGAG ATCCTCCGAAAGTGGCAGTTCTTAGCAGCCCTAAAATTGGATCCAAGCATAAGAGAAATGAGTCCATGGTACTCCCAATGAGCCCCTGCTCTCCATCCCAGCTGTGCCTTGTTGAGAGCCAGCCTCAGTTCAG TGTTCAAGGAACGAGAAATAGAAAGCATGTCATTCCCCAAGGCTTCAAGTGTCGGCAG CTGTCACCAGTGCTGGAGTCAGCTTTCTCAGACAACAGTGCATCTGACTACCTGCCACCAATAACCGACCCCCTCAGCCCCTTCTCCTCCAGCACATCAGCTTCCTCAGGCCAAG TCAATTTAGGGCAACAGGTCTCCGCAGGAATGTTCCCCCTGCAGAGAAGCCAGACGCAGCCACAGCTACCCCCCCACTACACCTTAGGGCTGGATCAGAAcaag TTTCAGCCTTTTTCCCAACCCAGAGGTATGACAGACTGCATCTCCTGGTCCTATGGATCCAACCCAGCCCTCTACCAACTGGAGACACCCACAGCAGCCCAAGTCCTGTTCAGAAGTCCAAGGCCAGA TAACACAGAGGCCCACATGGACCGAGCAAGACATGAGGTCACCTTCTGTCTCAACCAACCCGAGGACAAGGAGCCTGTGTTGGACTTCActcttaaccaatcagaagctGAGCAGCAGTTTGACGGGGATGTCTTTAGGGGCTTCAGTACTGAAGAATGTGAAAAAGACA GTTGTCATTTTGAAAGAGGAACCTCAAAGATATATCTCAAAGATGAAACACCAGCCCCACA AACTGTCCCTGACCCACAGTGCATGGAAGTGGAGGGCAGCGATCACGGACAT CTCACCAATTTCACTGACATACACTTTT CATGTCTTGAACACAACAATGGTCCAATGAATGACTGCGAATACTCGCCAAGTTACTCTTGTAGTGGAGGTTACCTCAGTTCAGACTCAAATGAT AATGAAGAATGCTGTCAGCCATGTCTGCGGGCTGCCTCTTCATACATGGACCAAGCCTGTTGTGCAGATAGCCTAAATCCAAACCAggggacacaacacacacatgggaATCCACAACAAAGGCACACCAAGCCCAGGTCTCCCACCCCGCTCCTGAAACCCAAAATGAACTTCAGAGACAATCAGAAAGTTATGGAGAACGTATCTTTCCAAGTTAAAGCCCTAGAAAGTAATAGCCAACAGATGGGAAGCAACACAGCTCAGTATGTCTCTCCTCGAGCTCTGGCTCAAACTCAGAGCTCAGAGCTGTGCAAATGCAAGAGAACACCCAATGAAACCCGAGATGCTGGAACTCAAACTGTCGACAACCCCACAGCTGAGACATGTCACGCCGCGACTCAGTGCAGCTTTGTTGCAGACGTTGCAACCGAAGCCACTGGGTGCCGATCACCTATTGATGTGTCAGTACAGCATCCGGCCACAGGGGGGCACACCGATACTGCTGCCGAGCCAAGTACACACGCTCCTTTATCAGGCAAGgccaggagaggagagaagcacACGCCCAAGGACCCACGGACCAAGAAAAAATCCACGGCTGGTTTCCCATCAGGCAACAGCATTGTTAACAAATGCCCTGCTAACAAAAGTGACGGCAAAGTGATCCTACGGAGACCCAGAAATCCCTTGCTAGATGCTCCGAGCATGACTGATGTCAGAG GTAAGGAGAATAGAGAGGGCAGAGACGAGAGAGCGCAACAGGAAAATGGCCGTCTGATGAAAGACCTCTCAAATGAAGTGAGGGAGGAGGTCCCATCTGCCACCAGGGGTAAGAGACTCCGAAGAGGGCGAGACACTTCAGGAAATAGACATTTTGCACATGCTCAAACAGAGGAAGGAAGTAAGGTAGAGGGATGA